From the Tripterygium wilfordii isolate XIE 37 chromosome 6, ASM1340144v1, whole genome shotgun sequence genome, one window contains:
- the LOC120000014 gene encoding serine/threonine-protein kinase CTR1-like isoform X1 has product MPHRTTYFFPRQFPDHGFDASTSSKPLFDHEKKINQKETFNVENDNQKSSSKSTNFTATKEVTVGKASAVSDEKFLNKKEQFAAFCEWFAEKKGERSGHVKLHRLSCDEGHELLLPPERPVSEIIKDRDVDRNFDRQVSLPRLSSGSSYAGSLFSGTTVDGNFSSDVKDTVSSSTPTQTMVSTTAREIEVEVAGEREEEAEEEVKVKEERRNIESVAQRTSEIYYLQLSLARRLASQASLADEFVVLRESGTDTIDAETVSYRLWVSGCLSYSDKISDGFYNILGMNPYLWVMCNSEEDGRRLPSLMALKEIEPGETSMEVVLVDGQGDSRLKELEDMARELYCASESTLVLVEKLGKLVAVYMGGTFPVEQGDLHKRWKLVSKRLKDFQKCIVLPIGSLSTGLCRHRAILFKKLADYIGLPCRIARGCKYCVADHRSSCLVKIEDDRQIPREYVVDLVREPGNIHGPDSSINGAVSSIPSPLQVSHLKEGQQSNMETASSCQILDSKHSCGLPENSSYSGRGEEIQQVDDWIENLRGSIYPAIDQPCVVKESFPIPGLGEDDSVVQQTYNNEIVVSGSPVVSNSVKQTMVNLCSPSDVIEVNSRLKDRSPASTIPRYLNLEPSLAMDWLEISWDELHIKERIGAGSFGTVHRAEWHGSDVAVKVLTVQDFHDDQLKEFLREVSIMKRARHPNVVLFMGAVTKRPHLSIVTEYLPRGSLYRLIHRPAAGEVLDHRRRLRIALDVAKGINYLHCLNPPVVHWDLKSPNLLVDKNWTVKVCDFGLSRFKPDTFISSKSVAGTPEWMAPEFLRGEPSNEKSDVYSFGVILWELLTMQQPWNGLCPAQVVGAVAFQNRKLVIPPDTPPALASLMESCWADDPAERPSFSKIVESLKKLLKSSSQSIASQ; this is encoded by the exons ATGCCTCACCGGACCACTTACTTCTTCCCCAGGCAATTTCCGGATCACGGATTTGATGCATCAACTAGTAGCAAGCCCCTGTTTGATCACGAGAAAAAGATCAACCAGAAAGAGACCTTCAACGTTGAAAATGACAACCAAAAGTCATCGTCAAAGTCCACCAACTTTACAGCTACAAAGGAGGTCACGGTTGGCAAGGCGTCAGCCGTTTCAGATGAAAAGTTCCTAAACAAGAAAGAACAGTTTGCAGCCTTTTGCGAGTGGTTTGCGGAGAAGAAGGGGGAGAGATCCGGTCACGTGAAGCTGCATAGATTATCATGCGACGAGGGTCACGAGCTATTGTTGCCACCAGAGCGTCCGGTGTCGGAAATAATAAAGGACCGGGACGTTGACCGTAACTTCGATAGGCAAGTTTCGTTGCCGAGGCTATCTAGCGGGAGTAGTTATGCCGGGAGCTTGTTCTCTGGGACCACGGTGGACGGGAACTTCTCCAGCGATGTCAAAGACACTGTTTCCTCGTCCACACCGACGCAGACAATGGTGTCAACGACGGCGAGGGAGATTGAAGTGGAGGTGGCTGGGGAGAGGGAGGAGGAGGCGGAGGAGGAGGTGAAGGTGAAGGAAGAGAGGAGGAATATAGAAAGCGTGGCCCAAAGAACAAGTGAGATCTATTACTTGCAGCTTTCTTTGGCGAGGAGGCTTGCTTCTCAAGCAAGCTTAGCTGACGAATTTGTGGTTTTGAGAGAGAGTGGAACCGACACCATCGATGCAGAGACTGTTTCTTATCGTCTCTGG GTTAGTGGTTGTTTATCATATAGTGACAAGATATCGGATGGATTTTATAACATTTTGGGCATGAATCCTTATCTATGGGTCATGTGCAACAGTGAGGAGGATGGTAGAAGGCTGCCATCTTTGATGGCACTTAAAGAAATTGAACCAGGTGAGACATCAATGGAGGTTGTTCTTGTTGATGGACAGGGTGACTCCCGCCTCAAGGAACTTGAGGATATGGCCCGAGAGTTATATTGTGCCTCAGAAAGCACACTAGTGTTGGTGGAGAAACTAGGAAAACTCGTTGCCGTTTACATGGG GGGAACTTTTCCTGTGGAGCAAGGTGACCTTCACAAGCGCTGGAAATTGGTGAGCAAAAGATTGAAGGATTTTCAGAAGTGCATTGTGCTTCCCATTGGCAGCCTATCTACTGGTCTCTGCAGGCATCGTGCAATTCTTTTCAAG AAATTGGCAGACTATATAGGTTTGCCTTGTCGGATAGCTAGAGGGTGCAAGTATTGCGTAGCAGACCATCGCTCTTCTTGCCTCGTCAAAATTGAAGATGACAGGCAGATCCCCAG GGAATATGTTGTTGATCTGGTTCGGGAACCAGGAAATATCCATGGTCCAGATTCCTCAATCAATGGGGCAGTCTCTTCAATTCCTTCCCCACTTCAAGTCTCTCATCTAAAAGAAGGCCAACAGTCCAACATGGAAACCGCATCTTCTTGTCAGATTCTTGACTCAAAGCACTCATGTGGTCTTCCTGAAAATTCTTCATATTCAG GCAGAGGGGAGGAAATTCAACAAGTGGATGACTGGATTGAAAATCTCAGAGGTTCCATATATCCTGCAATTGATCAACCTTGTGTTGTGAAGGAATCTTTCCCAATACCTGGACTAGGAGAAGATGATAGTGTTGTGCAACAGACTTACAACAATGAGATTGTTGTATCTGGAAGTCCTGTAGTAAGCAATTCTGTCAAGCAAACCATGGTGAACTTATGCAGTCCCTCGGATGTGATTGAGGTCAATAGTAGACTTAAAGATCGATCTCCTGCTTCAACAATTCCCAGATACTTGAATCTTGAACCTTCTCTTGCAATGGACTGGCTCGAGATTTCGTGGGATGAACTGCACATTAAGGAGCGTATTGGTGCTG GTTCATTTGGAACAGTGCATCGTGCGGAATGGCATGGATCG GATGTTGCAGTGAAAGTTTTAACTGTCCAAGATTTTCATGATGATCAGTTGAAGGAGTTCCTAAGAGAG GTTTCGATAATGAAGCGTGCCCGTCATCCAAATGTTGTCCTCTTCATGGGTGCAGTGACCAAGCGTCCTCATTTATCCATTGTGACAGAATATCTGCCTAG GGGCAGTCTATACCGTCTCATACACAGGCCTGCTGCTGGGGAAGTATTAGATCACAGGAGGCGGTTGCGCATTGCACTGGATGTG GCCAAGGGTATCAATTATCTTCATTGTCTTAATCCTCCCGTAGTTCACTGGGATCTTAAATCTCCAAATTTATTGGTTGACAAAAACTGGACAGTAAAG GTATGTGATTTTGGGTTGTCCAGATTCAAGCCGGATACTTTCATATCATCTAAGTCTGTTGCTGGAACa CCTGAGTGGATGGCTCCAGAGTTCCTTCGTGGAGAGCCTTCAAATGAGAAGTCTGATGTTTATAGTTTCGGTGTGATCCTATGGGAGCTTCTGACCATGCAGCAGCCCTGGAATGGACTTTGTCCTGCACAG GTTGTTGGAGCTGTAGCTTTTCAGAACAGAAAGCTTGTTATCCCACCAGATACCCCCCCAGCATTGGCTTCCCTGATGGAATCTTGTTGGGCTGA TGACCCTGCAGAACGCCCGTCTTTTTCTAAGATAGTTGAGTCGCTTAAGAAGTTGCTCAAGTCTTCATCTCAGTCTATAGCTAGTCAATGA
- the LOC120000014 gene encoding serine/threonine-protein kinase CTR1-like isoform X2, which produces MPHRTTYFFPRQFPDHGFDASTSSKPLFDHEKKINQKETFNVENDNQKSSSKSTNFTATKEVTVGKASAVSDEKFLNKKEQFAAFCEWFAEKKGERSGHVKLHRLSCDEGHELLLPPERPVSEIIKDRDVDRNFDRQVSLPRLSSGSSYAGSLFSGTTVDGNFSSDVKDTVSSSTPTQTMVSTTAREIEVEVAGEREEEAEEEVKVKEERRNIESVAQRTSEIYYLQLSLARRLASQASLADEFVVLRESGTDTIDAETVSYRLWVSGCLSYSDKISDGFYNILGMNPYLWVMCNSEEDGRRLPSLMALKEIEPGETSMEVVLVDGQGDSRLKELEDMARELYCASESTLVLVEKLGKLVAVYMGGTFPVEQGDLHKRWKLVSKRLKDFQKCIVLPIGSLSTGLCRHRAILFKKLADYIGLPCRIARGCKYCVADHRSSCLVKIEDDRQIPREYVVDLVREPGNIHGPDSSINGAVSSIPSPLQVSHLKEGQQSNMETASSCQILDSKHSCGLPENSSYSGRGEEIQQVDDWIENLRGSIYPAIDQPCVVKESFPIPGLGEDDSVVQQTYNNEIVVSGSPVVSNSVKQTMVNLCSPSDVIEVNSRLKDRSPASTIPRYLNLEPSLAMDWLEISWDELHIKERIGAGSFGTVHRAEWHGSDVAVKVLTVQDFHDDQLKEFLREVSIMKRARHPNVVLFMGAVTKRPHLSIVTEYLPSLYRLIHRPAAGEVLDHRRRLRIALDVAKGINYLHCLNPPVVHWDLKSPNLLVDKNWTVKVCDFGLSRFKPDTFISSKSVAGTPEWMAPEFLRGEPSNEKSDVYSFGVILWELLTMQQPWNGLCPAQVVGAVAFQNRKLVIPPDTPPALASLMESCWADDPAERPSFSKIVESLKKLLKSSSQSIASQ; this is translated from the exons ATGCCTCACCGGACCACTTACTTCTTCCCCAGGCAATTTCCGGATCACGGATTTGATGCATCAACTAGTAGCAAGCCCCTGTTTGATCACGAGAAAAAGATCAACCAGAAAGAGACCTTCAACGTTGAAAATGACAACCAAAAGTCATCGTCAAAGTCCACCAACTTTACAGCTACAAAGGAGGTCACGGTTGGCAAGGCGTCAGCCGTTTCAGATGAAAAGTTCCTAAACAAGAAAGAACAGTTTGCAGCCTTTTGCGAGTGGTTTGCGGAGAAGAAGGGGGAGAGATCCGGTCACGTGAAGCTGCATAGATTATCATGCGACGAGGGTCACGAGCTATTGTTGCCACCAGAGCGTCCGGTGTCGGAAATAATAAAGGACCGGGACGTTGACCGTAACTTCGATAGGCAAGTTTCGTTGCCGAGGCTATCTAGCGGGAGTAGTTATGCCGGGAGCTTGTTCTCTGGGACCACGGTGGACGGGAACTTCTCCAGCGATGTCAAAGACACTGTTTCCTCGTCCACACCGACGCAGACAATGGTGTCAACGACGGCGAGGGAGATTGAAGTGGAGGTGGCTGGGGAGAGGGAGGAGGAGGCGGAGGAGGAGGTGAAGGTGAAGGAAGAGAGGAGGAATATAGAAAGCGTGGCCCAAAGAACAAGTGAGATCTATTACTTGCAGCTTTCTTTGGCGAGGAGGCTTGCTTCTCAAGCAAGCTTAGCTGACGAATTTGTGGTTTTGAGAGAGAGTGGAACCGACACCATCGATGCAGAGACTGTTTCTTATCGTCTCTGG GTTAGTGGTTGTTTATCATATAGTGACAAGATATCGGATGGATTTTATAACATTTTGGGCATGAATCCTTATCTATGGGTCATGTGCAACAGTGAGGAGGATGGTAGAAGGCTGCCATCTTTGATGGCACTTAAAGAAATTGAACCAGGTGAGACATCAATGGAGGTTGTTCTTGTTGATGGACAGGGTGACTCCCGCCTCAAGGAACTTGAGGATATGGCCCGAGAGTTATATTGTGCCTCAGAAAGCACACTAGTGTTGGTGGAGAAACTAGGAAAACTCGTTGCCGTTTACATGGG GGGAACTTTTCCTGTGGAGCAAGGTGACCTTCACAAGCGCTGGAAATTGGTGAGCAAAAGATTGAAGGATTTTCAGAAGTGCATTGTGCTTCCCATTGGCAGCCTATCTACTGGTCTCTGCAGGCATCGTGCAATTCTTTTCAAG AAATTGGCAGACTATATAGGTTTGCCTTGTCGGATAGCTAGAGGGTGCAAGTATTGCGTAGCAGACCATCGCTCTTCTTGCCTCGTCAAAATTGAAGATGACAGGCAGATCCCCAG GGAATATGTTGTTGATCTGGTTCGGGAACCAGGAAATATCCATGGTCCAGATTCCTCAATCAATGGGGCAGTCTCTTCAATTCCTTCCCCACTTCAAGTCTCTCATCTAAAAGAAGGCCAACAGTCCAACATGGAAACCGCATCTTCTTGTCAGATTCTTGACTCAAAGCACTCATGTGGTCTTCCTGAAAATTCTTCATATTCAG GCAGAGGGGAGGAAATTCAACAAGTGGATGACTGGATTGAAAATCTCAGAGGTTCCATATATCCTGCAATTGATCAACCTTGTGTTGTGAAGGAATCTTTCCCAATACCTGGACTAGGAGAAGATGATAGTGTTGTGCAACAGACTTACAACAATGAGATTGTTGTATCTGGAAGTCCTGTAGTAAGCAATTCTGTCAAGCAAACCATGGTGAACTTATGCAGTCCCTCGGATGTGATTGAGGTCAATAGTAGACTTAAAGATCGATCTCCTGCTTCAACAATTCCCAGATACTTGAATCTTGAACCTTCTCTTGCAATGGACTGGCTCGAGATTTCGTGGGATGAACTGCACATTAAGGAGCGTATTGGTGCTG GTTCATTTGGAACAGTGCATCGTGCGGAATGGCATGGATCG GATGTTGCAGTGAAAGTTTTAACTGTCCAAGATTTTCATGATGATCAGTTGAAGGAGTTCCTAAGAGAG GTTTCGATAATGAAGCGTGCCCGTCATCCAAATGTTGTCCTCTTCATGGGTGCAGTGACCAAGCGTCCTCATTTATCCATTGTGACAGAATATCTGCCTAG TCTATACCGTCTCATACACAGGCCTGCTGCTGGGGAAGTATTAGATCACAGGAGGCGGTTGCGCATTGCACTGGATGTG GCCAAGGGTATCAATTATCTTCATTGTCTTAATCCTCCCGTAGTTCACTGGGATCTTAAATCTCCAAATTTATTGGTTGACAAAAACTGGACAGTAAAG GTATGTGATTTTGGGTTGTCCAGATTCAAGCCGGATACTTTCATATCATCTAAGTCTGTTGCTGGAACa CCTGAGTGGATGGCTCCAGAGTTCCTTCGTGGAGAGCCTTCAAATGAGAAGTCTGATGTTTATAGTTTCGGTGTGATCCTATGGGAGCTTCTGACCATGCAGCAGCCCTGGAATGGACTTTGTCCTGCACAG GTTGTTGGAGCTGTAGCTTTTCAGAACAGAAAGCTTGTTATCCCACCAGATACCCCCCCAGCATTGGCTTCCCTGATGGAATCTTGTTGGGCTGA TGACCCTGCAGAACGCCCGTCTTTTTCTAAGATAGTTGAGTCGCTTAAGAAGTTGCTCAAGTCTTCATCTCAGTCTATAGCTAGTCAATGA